From the Mesorhizobium koreense genome, the window TCCCATCGAGGGGCGAAGCATGTCGGCTATCTGCTGGCCTATGGTGGGGTCGTAAGGCTTGATCTTCCGTTTGCCCGTGTCGACCTCGAAATCCGTTAGCCATTTCTCCATCGGGTCGAAGTAGTACTTCGGGTAGAGCCCGGTCGGCGGGACGCCGATCGCCGAGATCGTCGCTGCCCCGCGGTAGGAGGCCATGTCGACCGCCTTGATGTCGATGAGCAGCGCCAGCGCCCAGCGCACGTCCTTGTTCTGGAACTTCTCGATCTGGTGGTTGAAGATAACGGCCGGCAGCGTCGGGTCCGGATGCGCGTAGGGAAAGCCCTTGAACCAACTCGTCGAGGAAGGCGATTCTTTCGCGAGGGTGAACATGCCTTCCGGCGAGGTATCGTGGATAACGTCGAGCTGGTGGTTGCGCTGCTCGATCACCCGCTTTTCCGGCGGTCCTGGATCGATGTAGGCCAAATAGCCGGGGCCTGGTTCGCCGAAGCGGGCGACGGTGGTGCGTTTCCAGTCGTCGCGCTTCTGCCAGATAAACCATTTGCCGCCCGGGTCGAAGTTCTTCAGCTTGTAGGCTCCGAGCGACACCGGCGGGTTAAAATCGAATTTGAGGACGTCGCCGGCCTTCTCGAATACGTGCTTCGGCATCATCCACATGGCGTTCCAGCGCACAGTGAACAGCGCATGGAACCGTGAATTCGGTTTCTTCAACTTGAAGAGGACCTCGGTCGGGCTCTTCTTCTCGATAGACGCGACATTGACCTGGACCGGGGCGCTCCAGCGAAGACCGTTGGTCTTCAGATGCGTCTCTATCGTATAGACCACATCATCGGCCGTGAACTCGACGCCGTCGCTCCAGAAGATACCCTGTCTCAGCTTCACAGTCATCTCGGAGAAATCAGAATTGTATTTGGGTTTCTCCGAAGCAAGCGAATTATCCCACACTCCGTCGATCCCGTGGTCGGCATCGATGTACCAGAACGTATCCATCGCCTGCTGATGAAGGCCCGTCGACTGGCCGCCCGCATTGATGGCCCATATGTTGAACCATCCCGCGTTCTTGATTGTGCCTTCCGGGTTCTCAAGGATCAGCAGCTGGTCGCGTGGAATATCCGAAGCGGCGACTTGCGCCTGTG encodes:
- a CDS encoding ABC transporter substrate-binding protein — translated: MLSRRTFILLAGTALASRNAYAQAQVAASDIPRDQLLILENPEGTIKNAGWFNIWAINAGGQSTGLHQQAMDTFWYIDADHGIDGVWDNSLASEKPKYNSDFSEMTVKLRQGIFWSDGVEFTADDVVYTIETHLKTNGLRWSAPVQVNVASIEKKSPTEVLFKLKKPNSRFHALFTVRWNAMWMMPKHVFEKAGDVLKFDFNPPVSLGAYKLKNFDPGGKWFIWQKRDDWKRTTVARFGEPGPGYLAYIDPGPPEKRVIEQRNHQLDVIHDTSPEGMFTLAKESPSSTSWFKGFPYAHPDPTLPAVIFNHQIEKFQNKDVRWALALLIDIKAVDMASYRGAATISAIGVPPTGLYPKYYFDPMEKWLTDFEVDTGKRKIKPYDPTIGQQIADMLRPSMGDKIPSKPEDIATAIGRGWWKRDDQAATELLETAGFTKKGNEWYQPDGKRFSVKVMVEGDIRPVMTRAGSLIVQLWRQFGIDAQIDVAQGTLNDRRGAGDFETFIGWSVETWGGHPDLSFFLDSWHSQFVAAPGKVQPPRNWQRWKDSRLDKIIEEIRTIDFDDPRGVELGLEYLKLVAQEMPTIPLMSYNVFTVMDTTYWKGFPNAETAPYTDPVPNWANTKYMMVKLKSAKAG